Below is a genomic region from Syngnathus acus chromosome 20, fSynAcu1.2, whole genome shotgun sequence.
CTTTTGTCCCCAggatgaaatgttttgcttgaCTTTGTTCATGTTGTTCTGTGGGGAGCTCAAAAGCAAATGTGATTTCCCCAAAGCTTGCCATCGCCATCTGAGTCGCCACGGGAGGTTAGCGAGATCAGTAGTCGTCGTAGCGGAACGTGTTGCCGTAGCCGTAGCGATAGTCGTAGGCGTCGGCCCGCTCCGTTTTGGTCTGCACCACTTCAGGCTGAAATGAAAGAGACTTGATGACTCCGCCCGACTCGTCCGTCACCTTGACTTGGGCCGAGTACGCTGACGACGACTCGTCCGGCAGGGACGAGCAGCCGGGGAGCCCGGACTGAACTTTGGGGCATGACTGGTAGGCGGCGCCCTTCGGACACGGCTGATACGACACCTGAGGACCAACAGCTCGGTCAGCCACATGCACATCTTTCAACAGGTCAAACATCTACACGGATCTAATATCCACATGGACATGCTACAAGTCCACCGACTCTTGGAGGACACAATGGTGTTTGATGCATTCTCAACAAGGATCTAAACTTTCGAGGATGTCAAATCAGGACATGGAGCAAACGTCTACCTTCACTGTGGTGGGACACGGAGCTGTTTGATGCGCTCCGGACGAATAAAGGAATCTACTCGGACTACGGATGTAAAAGCTGTTTGAGTATAGGAGTCAACTGACTTTGGTCgtggtggtgatgatggtCTGCAGCGCTGCCGGAGAAGCCGGGGGGTTTCCTGGGTAGCGGCACGGATAGTCCGAACTGTAATAATGGGGGTTGTCGCCGTAGGGAGTGGAAGTCTTCAGGAGATCCTTCCAGCCCCCTTTTGGCAGCGGCGGATCGAAGGATGAGGAGGACGTGGAGATGGGAGCGGACGCCGAGGACGCGGGACCACTGAGAACCGGAGCCACCCTGCAAAAGTCAACGTTGGCTTTAGCCCCTTTGCCGGCGCCAGGATGTGCCTGCTATAAAGACTGACCTCGGATCGCAGAGTTCTGAGGTGACTGGATAAGACGGTGAGGTCAGGTAGCCTTGGAACTCGTAGCCGCTTCGACCCACGTAGAGTCTGGGACTGGCTgtcttttgcaggctggccgAAGTCTCTCCCAGCGCATtatggtgatggtggtggtggtggtggttgtAGTAGGGATCCGTACTTTGGAATGCCGGGTAATGCTGAGGGAAGCTCGGCTCAATAAAGGAGATCCGGTCTGCAGACTCCACGCAGGAAAGAAGGGCAGGGCCGAGAGCCTGAAACCACAGCGGCAACATGATAGTAAGCACAAAAACAGGAGCAGGAGCACCAACAACTCTTTGGTGGAGGGGCTCGGTGCTTGTTTTCATCTACCTGGGACTCCACGAGACGTCTTTTTGGTGCAAACGGCGGCGAGCTTACTCGTCTTTTTACCGAACTTCTTCTGGCCTCTGTCTCGGACTTGGACTCTGGTCTGGGGTGGTCGTGAACCCCTTTGGCCTGAAGAAGCACGGCGATGCGGCGCATTAAGAGAAGCCAAACGGGAAGACCGGCGACAGATCAGTTGAGATTTAGAGAGATTTGAGTTTTCCATCAGCTAGGGAATGTGCGGCTCACACTAGAGCAGGATCTGATTTGCTCGTTGGAGAACATGAGTACCACACACCTGAAAGAAGATGGCTTTTCCGTCCACCCTCCAGAAGTTGGTGACGGGGTACCCACTGTGCCCTCGACATGGGAGAAGCTCCAGAGCGCCGCTGCAACTGGGACAAAGTTTCTCTGGAACGGACAAGAAGACAGCAACGTCACAACAAGGCTCAGGTGGCGCTAGCACGGGTGGCCGAGCCTTACTTTGCTGCTTCTGCCGCGCCTTATCGCAGATGGCGGGCCGCAGTTGAAGTCGGGAACCGTCGGTCAGCGCACAACCTCGAGCGCAAACCACCACGCCCAAGCACGACTTCTTCAGGATCTGGCAGTTGTGGTTGTTGGTGTTCCTCATGGCCCAGCCCGACAGGTGGCGTTGCGCGTTCTTGTCCTCGGCTGAAAAGGCCATTAGCTTAGTAGCGTCTTAGCTCAACCAGATCACATTTGCTGCTTTCTCACCGCTGTAGATGTAACGCACGTAGCCATCCGTCCACTCTTGGAAGGCGTCAAACTGCTTTGTGTCCTACAAACAGTTGTTAGCGTTAACAACCTCGGCGGCTACAACTTTCTTCGATTTAGCGACAAGTTGACACATGGAACAATAACACAAGGACAGTGCAAGACGTCAATTGAAAGACGCGTAAAGAGGAGACCAGAAAAAGAGcagatgtttcatttttctatTGAAAGATATCGATCAGTCatgtgtgctgtgtgtgtgcgtgtgcgcgcacatTCACGCTTGTTGTTTCAACAGTAAAAACTGgttcttgtatttttgttcccagtgaaaccaaaacacacacacattcacacacacccctcctAAACTCTTTTAGTGTGTCCTATGCATTTTACTGAAAAGGCCATGATTGATTGTCATTCAAAATTGTATTCTCAATTCTGCAATTCTGATCACTTCTATTATATTGCCCATAACAATACTCCTAATAATAATGTGAGCAAACGTTTTTGTTGAGCAGACGATTTGACTTTTCCAACATGTCACTGTATAGCAAAGATCAATAATTGGTTGTTTGATTCTTTCTGATCAAAGTGATATATTGGTGCtcaacaaatatatattttttaaaatcagcgGTGCAAGAAAACCTTCCGAGATTAATTTTAGGCGCCGGTTTGAGTTCcgcccttgttttttttccttcgcATCATCCGGGTTTCGTAATCCAAAAATATCAACATGaataataatcatatgatTTGGTAATATTGATGAATGAAGGGTTTAATTTCTGAAACGGCATAGCTCTGAATTACAACCCCTGGTCAGACCTGTATTGCGCAAGCTttagttaaaaaagaaaatattcgaAACAGCTGATCTCAGATTTGAAATCGGCgtcaaaaatacattcataaaGGTCATGTCTGATTCTGTGGGCGAGGGTTCTGTATTATTTGGATGTAAGAAAGGCACACGTCTCGTATCCCATCTTTACTTGCTCAATCAATCCTGAGAAAATgataaaaagcaaagaaaggaTGCAAAATGAGCAACCTGCGGGAGTTTGGGGTCGTTGATGTCCCAAGTGGCCTTCATGCCGAAGGAGCACACGCAGTCAGCCTCCTCGCGATCCTCCACTCCAGACATCCTCAAACTGATCCCGGTCCCGCTCTTGAGCTCGAAATCGGTCCCGGTCCTCCTGTTGCTTTCAGGTACTTGAGGGGCGGCTTTGGCGTACGCAACAAGTCCAGACTGCAAAAGTCCTCAAAAGATGGTCAAAGATTGGCGCCGTTGCAACTCGCCTGACGATTCAGTCGCAGCCAAAAAGAAGGTGAGACGCTCAACACGCTCCTGAGGGAGGGAcctccatgtgtgtgtgtgtgtgtgtgtgagagagagagagagagagagagagagagagagagagagagagagagagagagagagagagaaagagagaaagagcaaGTACATGTAGGGATGTTGTGGAAACAAGCATGTTtctcccaaaacaaacaagtcaTTAGTCATCAATtacagaaagtgtgtgtgtgtgtgtgtgtgtttgtgcttgtgCCCATCTGAAAACATTGCGTTACAATGTTGCGTTCTCTTCACAAAACCTCTTGAAACATGCCAATCACAGCTGAGAACTGAGACCACTGCCCAGACAATTCCCATTAGTACACTCTTATAAACATAGTTATTAATCTGCACTCAAAGTTGTGAAACGTATAATAAGCGTAGTGGCGTAGTCTAAAGTTAGATCAAAATTACCTTTCTATAATGGATACATATTTAAGCATGAGtccaaaatgatcaaattgacTCGTACAAAgctgagatcaaccggagtcaaatttcctgtttggcatgcacaaacttggccgataaagctgattctgattctaatatagacgtctattttaggtttacACATAGACCAATCCAAACAACTTctgtatattatttatacaatttaCAGCTGGTTGAGAGTttaaaattttgaaatatgatcatatttgatgtttttaattttgtcgtctaaattatatatatatatatatatatatatatatatatatatatatatatatatatatatatatatatatatatatatagacgtctaaattagatCTACACATAGACGGGCTCACAAGGTAACCAAGTTGTATTCATGTTGGATGACTGTGTTTTAAACAACAGTCATTGATCAATGTACAGtgtgcttttcatttcatttcacgtTTCTTTAGGCCAGATCTGGGCTCAGAGTGTATAAAATAGCCGTTTACACGACTGGCGATCGGGTTCAGCAGCCAAAATCGAAATCATCATGGGAGCCATGCTGTGAACAACTGGCGGCTGATCTGTCTTTACTTTTCTAAATCGATGACGCCTCCCCACTAGGAGGCAGCAACGCGCTTAATCTTCCGTTCGGGCTGAAAAATGAATAAGAAACAGCGGTGCGTTGCGAGTTTGTTTGGCCCCATTTGACGCCCGATACTTGATAATCCCGATTTATTTCTCAAAGACAGACACCAAGAATGATGCTTATAGGTGAGTGCTCAAAGCTTCGTTCTTGAAGGGTGTTTTGTCCTGCAATGTTTGTTCGTTTAATTATCCATTTGCAGCAAAACGATGGCAAGTTCACGGCGggttttattgtgtgtgtgtgtgtgtgtgcgtgttttttttttttttttacccagtACATGGCGTTAGTTGTGCAATTCCGCTCTTCTGTGACGCAGATCCTAATCGGTCGTATGATAGAGCTTGCAAAACTGTCTCACGTTTTATGGTACAACCATGGGCGGCGGCGGGTATTAAGTTTCATAGAATGCTGCTGAGATGTTTActgttgtcctttttttttcttctccatacAGCTGTTGCAGCATCTCCACAAATGATCTAATGACCAAGTTCAACATGCAACAATGTAGAAAGAGCGCCTTGGAGAAGACTGCCTTCTACTCTCTCCTGTTATCGCTGGTGaattaaaagaacaaaaatatattctcCTTTGTCTCGAGTCTACTTGGTGATCTCTGTAAAACTGATGTAAAACCAATGTCAAACAATATTATTGCCAATGTCTGacatattttctgtttttgtaaagGTCTTTGTGACGGTGAAATGTATTGTTTGTCACAATGAGCAACCGCACTTtattatatttcatatttaatagAAGTCTATAAGACAAATAATGGAGTAGGGTTTGAATTTGGTTTGaatgtaaaattattattattattattaaaagtccAGCAAACGTAGAgacggctaaaaaaaaaactttcaaattAGCACCCTCCGGCATAAAATGAGTCGTCTGGCCCGCAgtcggaaaaaaaacataagagGGAGAAATTGAGCGGACTTGAAGAACACGCGTGATGGCCTCCAAGCTTCTTCCGCACCAAAGTTGGAGACCGAAAAGGTAAGTTAGTGTCCAGCATTGGAAAGAATTGAAGGAACGCGCTTCTTCCATCCGCTTCGTGGTGCGCATGcgcaatcgcccctgaaaggATCTTTGACTTGCACTGTGCGTTCTTTTTTAGTAAACTTTTTGTAGTTGATtataaaaagctttttaacCATGTCGTTTGTGGATGGAAGTGGTTCTATAACGGGTGGGCAATTCTGGTCCTGGaggccggtgtcctgcattTTGAtagttctccctgctgcaacacacctcattcaaatgatctggattgttatccagcttctgcagaccttctgaccatttgaatcagatgtgttgcaacagggtgacagaaaacatgcaggacaccggccgTCCAGGACCGgatttgcccacccctgctctataaAGACTCGGTCTGTCTTGCCTGCTGCCTCACGAGTCCTAACGAGCTGCAGCTGCGAGCGTCGCCGATTCCACAGCATGGTACGTACCAGTTCTTTCCTAATTCGATCGTTCTAATCACGTTTATTAAATTTATTAGGTGGCCTTGTATCTTGTCACTTGCGTGCGAACGCGTTTTATGTTCGGTCAAAGTGGTTTTGATTAAGCCTGTGATAGAATGGAACTGCTTTGCTTTCAAATGACTCGCGTTCATCCTGGTCATCGTTCGAGATTCAAATAGCTCCCGCTTGAACGTGAGTTTGTCTCTCATTTCATTGTGTGTATGAGAGTGCGTGCTGCAGCGCGCAAACCTCAAAGTACAGTAACAGTAGAAGGTAAAATGAGCGCCCTCTCGTGGTGCATGTAAACAAGACATCTGTGTTCGTAGTCGGTGTTTTAAATGAGGGCAGTGGCGTCAATCAAATCAACTCCGATCCTCGAGAGTCGCTATCCAGCCTGTTTCAGAGATTTCCTCTTATTAATCAATCgaatcaaaaataaattgatttgaTCAAACTTCTGCAGTGCTTGGCGATGAGCTGATTGTTAGAATCGGGTGCGTTGAATGAGGGGAAACTTTGAGAAGAAGCTGTTGAAGCCCACTGAACCTGCCCATCGCCCTCTTGAAACATCTGTCAGCTGGAGATGGAGGCCTGTCTGTCACGCCGAGACTCTCCTCGATTGGCTCGTGTGCTTCGTGACGAAGGCGTGAGCCCGAGCACACTCACCCAATTAAACCTGCTCGTTTGCAAGGTACCCGCCACGCCCTGCAACACGTTGTCACATTGTCAGAATAACAAATCATCCCTTCCTGTGACGATCAGAGGCTAAGCTCAGCTGACTTTGGCCCAGTGGGTGTGGTCTTGAAGTCTTTGGAGATTCTGGTGGACAACAGGGATCTCCACGAAACCCTGGTCGGTCTCGGGATCACACACCAAGTATGTCACGCATGTCACAAATTTGATATCTTCCAAGTCCATGCAAatttgtcgtcatcatcagccggtgtgatgatgtcacggTTTGGGTTTAGGTGCTGTCTTGGTTCCAAACATTGCGGAAACTCTTGGCCACGTCTGCATCCCCGAAAGGCTCGGCTCAAACACTGCTGGTCGAGCGCTTCTACGACTTCCTGCTGGTGAGGTGCACGATGGGAAGGCGAGGGGTTGTTTCCGTGACAACGCTTTTGTGCTTCTGTCTTCTAGCTGCTGAGCCGCTCGTGTCTTCCAGGTCGGTCACGCCACAGGTCTTGTGAGCTCAAGTGGCAGGACCTCtgatttctgtctgttgctcCTTCAGGCTTGGAACGGTCTTTGACCCTTATGGAACTTCTGCACACGCTGCTGGAATCGCAACTTCTCTTCAATGTCAGACTGGAGGTAAGCGCGGATTATGATTCTCCTCTCATTGGTGGCGCTGTactttgctgctgtttttgtctttgcggtCAGGCGGCGAGAACTTTCAACAGCATCCTGGATTCTTTGGGCCGGGATGAGAGGAAGCACGTCCAGTCGGAGCGAATGCTACTGCAGATGATGTGACTATTGTGGAGCTAAGCACAAGGACACTTGCACATTGCCGCACTATGCTCGGACTCATTGGGCTGACGCCGCAGGCCGACGGTGGCGTCGACCATTCGGACAATCGGAGGTGAGTGGACAGAGTCCGGAGAGGCCGCGAACGAACGGCTTTGGGGGGAATTCGAGTCAAGCCCAAGCCAGCGGCGATCCAAAAGGAGCCTGACGTTCCCTCAGATTGGATCGGGAGCTCAATATTTGAGCAGCGGCGCGCTTGTCTTGCAGACTACGAGTTGCAGGTGAGCCTATCGGAGGCTTTGTGCCGTATGATTCCCAGGGAGGAGCGAGTCCAGCGGGTCAACGAGTGGTTCTCCTGCTCGGACATCGCCGGCGCGTTCTGTCTCATCACATCTGCGGACTTTGAGACGGTCGGTGTTGAAGCACGCTCTCCTGTGCGCCCGTCCCGTCTGTCTCTGACCCGTTTGTCTCGTCTTCGACCCGTGCAACTCCAAGGATTGTCGGCGGTTCCTCAACTTCGTTAACCGCGGCCAAGGCAATTATAGAAGGTAGAACATTTGCCGTCCGGCACATTTGCCGCCCGGTCGCTCGACTGTCGTTTTGTATGTTAGGGTTTGGACCTTCCCGTGCATGGGAGCCTTCCTGGAGAGCACAGAGGTCAAGCGCAGACGCGTGTCGGGGGGGGGCATATATGAGGCGCCTGTGCTCACTCTgccgcctcctcttcctcagctCTTTGGGCCCAAAGATGACAAGTTGGATGAGTTCTGGGTAGACTTCAACTTTGGATCCCAGTGTGTCAGCTTTTTCGTAGACCTTCCTCAGGTAGTCGTGACGCCCCTTTTCGCCTCATTTGTGTTGTGAGAGTgccttgtttgtttcaggGCTTCCTGTGGGGTTCTTTGCATTTGCTCAAGGAAGAGGTGTCCCGGTACCAGCTGGAGCTCCAGCAAGATGGTGTGTTTGGAGGTGTCACAGATGCAGGTTCCATTCAGGAAAGGTTAGCTTAGGCTGAACGGTTccaagtgtttttgttcccaGAAGGAGGCGAGGCTCAGGTGATCCTCACTGTCCTTCTGAAGTCTCCGATCACGCACCTGGACAGCAAAGGCAGTAGAGTCCAGCTGCGCTTCAAGCCCGAGCTGCTTGGAGAGCTGGAGGCGGCGGCCGCGAAGGTCTTTCCGGGAGAGGTGGGGCGTCTCACCAACGCCCGGAGGGCTCGTTTGGGCTGGCTCATTTTCAGGAGGAGCTGACTGACTCATGGCTTTGTGCAAGCAGGAAGGCCACAAAgacgcgagcgagcgagcctgGGCCTCCCCCTTGCCTACAAGACCGCCGGCCCGGAGATACAGGAAGAAGACATGTAGCCGGACTTTGAAAGGTCAGTCCGACCTCCTCTCATCTGCCATGGCCCCGCTGACGAACGTCCATCTGTCGTCGGCGTGCGTGCAGTTCTTCCACTGTCGTCCCCGAGCAGCGATGACCAAGACTTAGCTGCCACGGTAACCTTTTGGCGACATCTTAATTCCAAGTATTGCTGGTGGTCTTTTAGGACTGGCCGATGAGTCCAATGTGTTGAccagagttaaaaaaaaaaccgaatCATGGTTGTTCAAATCAGAAATGTCAttgacactttttgttttcttgacaTTAGACTCCAAGTAGTAAATGGGCGTCTGACCTCTTTGACCAACATGCGTGCGCCACGCCGTTGAAAGTCTCTGGCGAGAGCGCTCCGGAGAGCCCGCTTCAAGGCAAGAACGCAGGTCGTGGTTGGATATTCTCATGAAAAGAAACTGAAACCTTGAATGGCAGTGCCAGGTGGTCATGTGGGTGCGGAACCTCTGATTTTCGGGGAAGAGAGCTTGGACTTTGGAGAAGACATCTGTCTGCAGGAAACGTCCTGTTTGAAGAGGAAGCAAACGGCTCAAGATTCAGGTGTCACTTCATTGTATTCAAATTTGGTGGCCTCAATTAAGATCAGAAGGGGGAGGCCAGGCCAGGCACAAATGTTGTCCTTGCGGTGGTCTTGCGAGACATAGAATTTTGCACGTGCAAGGTGTCAACGCTCTGGTCAGTTTGGCTCGGCATATTATCAACGCCGCTTCTCGTTTGCTCGGGCGAGGTTTCCTGACTGACGAACGCGAAACCCCGAGGAAGTCCGGAGGCGCTCGGCCTAGTGAGTTTCGAGGGGCGTCGCCCGAGCAGCTGCCCCAGGAGGAGATGGAGCCGCCTGAAACTGAAGAGCCGCCCCAGGAAGGGGAAGAGCCGTCGGTGGACATGACTTCCGGCATCAAGGAAGCTTTTGACATCATCAAAAGGAACCTCCAACAGCATCACGATGTCTgtcatttgatcatttctaGATCAGTCCATTCTTTGCATCCCTTTCAGACAACCTGTACATTTCTTGCAGGACTGCTGGCAGAAGGTCCAAGACCAAAGTCTCCTATCGCTCAAAGAGCAAGAGCGACACGTCACCTCGCTCTTTGAAGACATCCGCCAACACAGGTAGTGAGCCCGTGCCCAGCCCCACGACACCAGCCCATCCTTCTGTCCGCGCCGCTCCTCattcattgtgtgtttgtgtgtgtgtgtgtagggcaGTTCTGCTTCACCACTTTGAGAAGTCTGTGGCAGAGCATCTCAAGTGTTTGGAGGAAACATCCAGGACCTATCTCAACATGTACTCACAGTTACAGGTCATGATGTCAGAACGACGCAAGCACAAAACTGAAATGGATTCAAGTGGCATCGTGCgtgcaaataaaaagataGCTTGCGTGATGTCGCTATCCACATCGGATGGAGATGAGCCACAATATCTCGTGATTCAGAGCAGATATTGATCTGACTCCGAACGGGTTCAGACTCGGCTGAGAACGGAACCGGAGCAGATCTGTTCCACGTGATTCAGACTGGATCCGGATACCATTTGGACCACAGCCAcaccaaaatgacatttctttttcttctttttgtttcttccagTCGGAGAGGCGTCGACTGTCCGACTTTTGCGAGCAACACAAGCTGAGGTgagtgtgacctttgacccatACAGTTGGATTGGCCTTGGCAGTGGGCGTAAAGGTTTGCGGGCGCGTGTCGTCTCAGGTTGAGGTCCTTGGACGAAGCAGGAGTGGAGCCTGAGTCTGGCCATTGAGATGCAATCGACCCCTTTTGgatcgtttttctttttggatttGACCCTTTGTTCAGTATGTAAATAAAAGCATATCAGCATTTGCAGGAGTTCCCTCGCGTGCATGCGTACGCACGTCGACGGCCTGGCCAAccgtacttttttttttttctccccaacaTCCTCAAGAGGTTGTCTGGACACAATTGGATTTCAGCCCCTCATGGCTTTCAGCCAGCCACTAAAAACCGAAACATGATTCagtggaattacactcctcagcctccctggtaaggtctattcaggggtgctggagaggagggtccgtcgggaggtcgaacctcggattcaggaggaacagtgtggctttcgtcctggccgtggaacagtggaccagctcttcaccctcaacaggatcctcgagggtgcatgggagttcgcccaaccagtccacatgtgttttgtggacttggagaaggcgttcgaccgtgtccctcgggaggttctgtggggggtgcttcgggagtacggggtaccgagccaactgataagggcggttcggtccctgtatcaccgatgccagagtgtggtccgcatttccggcagtaagtcggattcgttcccagtgagggttggactccgccaaggctgccctttgtcaccgattctgttcataatttttatggacagaatttctaggcgcagccgaggcgttgagggtgtccggtttggggacctcagcatcgcgtctctgctttttgcagacgacgt
It encodes:
- the LOC119139634 gene encoding uncharacterized protein LOC119139634, with amino-acid sequence MAVPGGHVGAEPLIFGEESLDFGEDICLQETSCLKRKQTAQDSGFLTDERETPRKSGGARPSEFRGASPEQLPQEEMEPPETEEPPQEGEEPSVDMTSGIKEAFDIIKRNLQQHHDDCWQKVQDQSLLSLKEQERHVTSLFEDIRQHRAVLLHHFEKSVAEHLKCLEETSRTYLNMYSQLQSERRRLSDFCEQHKLRLRSLDEAGVEPESGH
- the gcm2 gene encoding chorion-specific transcription factor GCMb isoform X2, which codes for MSGVEDREEADCVCSFGMKATWDINDPKLPQDTKQFDAFQEWTDGYVRYIYSAEDKNAQRHLSGWAMRNTNNHNCQILKKSCLGVVVCARGCALTDGSRLQLRPAICDKARQKQQKKLCPSCSGALELLPCRGHSGYPVTNFWRVDGKAIFFQAKGVHDHPRPESKSETEARRSSVKRRALGPALLSCVESADRISFIEPSFPQHYPAFQSTDPYYNHHHHHHHHNALGETSASLQKTASPRLYVGRSGYEFQGYLTSPSYPVTSELCDPRVAPVLSGPASSASAPISTSSSSFDPPLPKGGWKDLLKTSTPYGDNPHYYSSDYPCRYPGNPPASPAALQTIITTTTKVSYQPCPKGAAYQSCPKVQSGLPGCSSLPDESSSAYSAQVKVTDESGGVIKSLSFQPEVVQTKTERADAYDYRYGYGNTFRYDDY
- the gcm2 gene encoding chorion-specific transcription factor GCMb isoform X1, yielding MSGVEDREEADCVCSFGMKATWDINDPKLPQDTKQFDAFQEWTDGYVRYIYSAEDKNAQRHLSGWAMRNTNNHNCQILKKSCLGVVVCARGCALTDGSRLQLRPAICDKARQKQQKKLCPSCSGALELLPCRGHSGYPVTNFWRVDGKAIFFQAKGVHDHPRPESKSETEARRSSVKRRVSSPPFAPKRRLVESQALGPALLSCVESADRISFIEPSFPQHYPAFQSTDPYYNHHHHHHHHNALGETSASLQKTASPRLYVGRSGYEFQGYLTSPSYPVTSELCDPRVAPVLSGPASSASAPISTSSSSFDPPLPKGGWKDLLKTSTPYGDNPHYYSSDYPCRYPGNPPASPAALQTIITTTTKVSYQPCPKGAAYQSCPKVQSGLPGCSSLPDESSSAYSAQVKVTDESGGVIKSLSFQPEVVQTKTERADAYDYRYGYGNTFRYDDY
- the gcm2 gene encoding chorion-specific transcription factor GCMb isoform X3; this encodes MSGVEDREEADCVCSFGMKATWDINDPKLPQDTKQFDAFQEWTDGYVRYIYSAEDKNAQRHLSGWAMRNTNNHNCQILKKSCLGVVVCARGCALTDGSRLQLRPAICDKARQKQQKKLCPSCSGALELLPCRGHSGYPVTNFWRVDGKAIFFQAKGVHDHPRPESKSETEARRSSVKRRVSSPPFAPKRRLVESQALGPALLSCVESADRISFIEPSFPQHYPAFQSTDPYYNHHHHHHHHNALGETSASLQKTASPRLYVGRSGYEFQGYLTSPSYPVTSELCDPRVAPVLSGPASSASAPISTSSSSFDPPLPKGGWKDLLKTSTPYGDNPHYYSSDYPCRYPGNPPASPAALQTIITTTTKPEVVQTKTERADAYDYRYGYGNTFRYDDY
- the sycp2l gene encoding synaptonemal complex protein 2-like translates to MLEMEACLSRRDSPRLARVLRDEGVSPSTLTQLNLLVCKRLSSADFGPVGVVLKSLEILVDNRDLHETLVGLGITHQVLSWFQTLRKLLATSASPKGSAQTLLVERFYDFLLLLSRSCLPGLERSLTLMELLHTLLESQLLFNVRLEAARTFNSILDSLGRDERKHVQSERMLLQMMPTVASTIRTIGDYELQVSLSEALCRMIPREERVQRVNEWFSCSDIAGAFCLITSADFETDCRRFLNFVNRGQGNYRRVWTFPCMGAFLESTELFGPKDDKLDEFWVDFNFGSQCVSFFVDLPQGFLWGSLHLLKEEVSRYQLELQQDEGGEAQVILTVLLKSPITHLDSKGSRVQLRFKPELLGELEAAAAKVFPGEEGHKDASERAWASPLPTRPPARRYRKKTCSRTLKVLPLSSPSSDDQDLAATTPSSKWASDLFDQHACATPLKVSGESAPESPLQGKNAGRGWIFS